In Mytilus edulis chromosome 7, xbMytEdul2.2, whole genome shotgun sequence, a single genomic region encodes these proteins:
- the LOC139483079 gene encoding interaptin-like, with protein MEIARRRSDRVKGKKVMFTPCKTVSNTATKNKKSSSNSSINEKTVDYELNKRKAVSKKLDAAERLYTVKTEISPGNLVLIFSAVAYEEFKVITQSVVNNTGLQINKTETKDKLGAIVSESLAIHNGSTKLFVLNFFNTTTKVLLNGNQSYIKEFITTALGDILCILDRNSKFSLINNQIREYCKMFLDNTQQSNLDTASKDEQGVQSLSKNSMVSSKQQTVGTCSNIKPKTTQSDILCPTCKKVCGNDSKAVECDICNVWVHYSCEKLGLSDIHVIENDLTAEYICISCKQLRALQADCVVGGSISDNSNDSSKGEEMPRSSLSSADINPKARGSVVSGVTIIHKDNRLFSNNNSTNDEDINKENSRSDSSYSSVQIGSNILKEEIISLKLEITHKDKGIKQKDSQIYKLQTEVSTQKKELAASRAYAIKLENDIRDLEHSLLIQKQKQSSSVNADFNRQSPFSDNSNKPESENLKSWFLEQRMRQMEMEICKQDNKISNLSDKLLDLRFDNNNQSTRSRQRQNRGRQNNANKYSRNERSQFDRHSENKHCKFQNDFADFSGGMSFRHDEFQPNSLHIDTSGSENETNSVVNGQTNNSDNFLGNIHSRGKSKCQTQARKRFHEKSEQIYIPPRKQMKQVPPRFQRLQQEKLGCTQRDNLMMPTMGQSTKM; from the coding sequence ATGGAAATTGCCAGAAGAAGAAGTGATCGAGTTAAAGGAAAGAAAGTAATGTTTACTCCCTGTAAAACAGTATCTAATActgcaacaaaaaacaagaagTCTAGTAGTAATAGTAGTATTAATGAAAAAACTGTTGattatgaattaaataaaagaaagGCTGTTAGCAAGAAGCTTGATGCTGCCGAACGGTTGTATACAGTAAAAACTGAAATAAGTCCAGGTAATCTGGTCCTTATCTTCTCTGCTGTTGCTTATGAAGAATTCAAAGTTATAACACAGTCAGTTGTAAATAACACTGGTCTGCAGATAAATAAGACTGAGACTAAGGATAAATTAGGTGCCATTGTATCTGAATCACTGGCGATCCATAATGGAAgcactaaattatttgttttgaacttttttaaCACCACAACAAAAGTCCTTCTGAATGGCAACCAATCATATATAAAGGAATTTATAACCACTGCTCTCGGGGACATATTGTGTATTCTTGACCGTAACTCCAAATTTAGTCTTATAAACAATCAAATCAGAGAATattgtaaaatgtttttagataacaCGCAACAAAGTAATCTGGACACAGCAAGTAAAGATGAGCAAGGGGTACAAAGTTTAAGTAAGAATTCAATGGTTAGTTCTAAACAACAGACAGTGGGGACCTGTTCTAATATTAAGCCAAAAACTACTCAAAGTGACATCTTATGTCCAACATGTAAGAAGGTCTGTGGAAATGACTCAAAGGCAGTAGAGTGCGACATATGTAATGTATGGGTCCATTATAGCTGTGAAAAACTTGGTCTAAGTGACattcatgtaattgaaaatgACTTAACAGCAGAGTATATCTGTATAAGCTGCAAACAGTTGAGAGCCTTGCAGGCTGATTGTGTAGTAGGAGGGTCTATCTCTGATAATAGTAATGACTCAAGTAAGGGGGAAGAAATGCCAAGATCGTCCCTCTCAAGTGCTGATATTAACCCCAAGGCTCGGGGGTCGGTTGTTTCTGGTGTTACTATAATACATAAAGACAATAGACTGTTTTCTAATAATAATTCCACAAATGATGAGGATATAAATAAGGAAAATTCAAGAAGTGATAGCTCCTATAGTTCCGTACAAATTggttcaaacattttaaaagaagaaataaTTTCTCTAAAATTAGAAATTACTCATAAAGATAAAGGAATCAAGCAAAAGGACAGtcaaatttataagttacaaacAGAAGTGTCCACTCAGAAAAAAGAGCTTGCAGCAAGTAGAGCGTATGCTATAAAACTGGAAAATGACATTAGGGATTTAGAACACTCTTTgttaattcaaaaacaaaaacaaagttcaAGCGTGAATGCGGACTTTAACAGACAAAGCCCTTTTAGTGATAATAGTAATAAACCCGAATCAGAAAACTTAAAAAGTTGGTTTCTTGAACAGAGGATGAGGCAAATGGAAATGGAAATTTGTAAACaagataataaaataagtaatctCAGTGATAAACTGTTGGACTTGAGATTTGACAACAATAATCAATCAACACGGTCTCGACAAAGGCAAAATAGAGGGAGGCAAAATAATGCTAATAAGTACAGTAGAAACGAAAGGTCTCAATTTGATAGACATAGTGAAAACAAGCACTGTAAATTTCAGAATGATTTTGCAGATTTTAGTGGGGGCATGTCATTTCGGCACGATGAATTCCAACCCAATAGTCTTCACATTGATACTAGTGGTAGTGAAAATGAGACCAATTCTGTGGTTAATGGTCAAACAAACAATAGTGATAATTTTTTAGGGAATATTCATTCCAGGGGGAAATCAAAATGTCAAACACAAGCAAGGAAAAGATTTCACGAGAAATCGGAGCAAATATATATACCCCCAAGAAAGCAAATGAAACAAGTACCGCCGAGGTTCCAACGTCTTCAACAGGAAAAGTTGGGTTGCACACAGAGAGACAATTTAATGATGCCCACAATGGGCCAATCCACAAAAATGTAG
- the LOC139481223 gene encoding uncharacterized protein: MVAFRNTLLRLVQMRKLITSNVRTYSSKSDINYEIRPMRRSDIQGLYELLAENKWNMEKSYLECVFNTDPTGLVVVVKDDGEIIGHNGILAHSETIASSGLNIVKEGYRELGIGQKLFRRVMDVMAERNVGGTALSNRISFYHQFGWKIQSFTLHYSMGKVNKSFISEVPSGDFEVVPLKDVNFKDVVAYDTELHTVPRPVYLTQWALHNSANGYVALKSGRVVGYGVLRPADVGHKMFPLFADDPILAKALFCHLASHIPEGEDLIFVHPIENELSNQFVAANELTSYLSMTRLYNKWNIEVDINRVYSTSSTEYAIV, encoded by the exons ATGGTAGCCTTCAGGAATACGCTGCTTCGTTTGGTTCAGATGCGAAAATTAATAACGTCAAATGTCAG AACATATTCTAGTAAGTCCGACATTAACTATGAGATTAGACCCATGAGACGGTCAGACATCCAAGGCCTTTATGAACTGCTAGCTGAAAATAAATGGAATATGGAGAAATCGTATTTGGAATGTGTTTTTAATACTGATCCTACCGGGCTTGTGGTGGTAGTCAAAGATGACGGAGAGATAATAG gaCACAATGGTATACTTGCACACAGTGAGACTATTGCATCATCCGGTTTGAATATTGTCAAGGAAGGTTACCGTGAATTAGGTATAGGTCAAAAACTATTCCGTAGAGTAATGGATGTAATGGCAGAGAGGAATGTCGGTGGCACAGCGTTATCAAATCGTATTTCATTTTATCATCAATTCGGTTGGAAAATTCAATCATTTACACTACATTATAGTATGGGCAAAGTAAACAAATCATTCATTAGTGAAGTTCCTAGCGGAGATTTCGAGGTGGTACCATTGAAAGATGTTAATTTTAAAGACGTTGTGGCATATGATACAGAGTTACATACCGTTCCGCGCCCAGTCTATCTCACTCAATGGGCACTTCACAATTCGGCTAATGGATACGTTGCTTTGAAGAGCGGTCGTGTAGTTGGATATGGTGTATTACGCCCAGCAGACGTTGGTCATAAGATGTTTCCATTGTTTGCAGACGACCCGATTCTAGCAAAAGCATTATTTTGTCATTTGGCGTCACATATTCCGGAAGGAGAGGACTTAATTTTTGTTCACCCAATTGAAAATGAATTGTCAAATCAATTTGTCGCTGCAAACGAATTGACATCATATTTGTCAATGACCCGCCTCTACAACAAGTGGAACATTGAAGTCGATATCAACCGCGTGTACTCTACATCAAGCACTGAATATGCTATTGTTTGA
- the LOC139481224 gene encoding fatty acid-binding protein, liver-like, whose protein sequence is MSQFVGKWKGNKASRKNFEEYCKLTGVPEDLVEKYRNATTTVEYENEDENWTMTVISDAIPAPRVFKYKLGEECVSQDAQGQGIKFTAVINSDWSMVDSSSFERMGWKPTTTTRRVNGNEMNVETKTGDATMSYEMDKV, encoded by the exons ATGTCACAGTTTGTAGGGAAATGGAAAGGAAATAAAGCTTCAAGAAAGAATTTTGAAGAATACTGCAAATTGACTG GGGTTCCTGAGGATTTGGTAGAAAAGTATCGTAATGCCACTACAACTGTTGAATATGAAAATGAAGACGAGAACTGGACCATGACCGTCATATCAGATGCCATTCCAGCCCCGCGGGTATTCAAGTATAAATTAGGAGAGGAATGCGTTTCTCAAGACGCCCAAGGGCAAGGTATCAAG TTTACAGCTGTTATCAACTCTGATTGGAGCATGGTAGATTCGAGTAGCTTCGAAAGAATGGGATGGaaaccaacaacaaccacaaGGAGAGTTAACGGCAATGAAATGAATGTG GAAACTAAAACTGGTGATGCTACCATGTCGTATGAAATGGACAAAGTATAA